The following proteins are co-located in the Pseudomonas antarctica genome:
- a CDS encoding phasin family protein, protein MAKVILKKKIDVQSTALSDVKSYARKIWLAGLGAYAKVGSEGTEYFKELVKTGQHVESKGKKVVVEQLDAANSQIDQVKSNVSSVKGLVEVQLDKVEKAFDTRVASALNRIGIASKHDVETLSAKLEELTALLERVARKH, encoded by the coding sequence ATGGCCAAAGTTATTTTGAAGAAAAAAATCGACGTTCAGTCTACCGCCCTGAGTGACGTTAAAAGCTATGCCCGCAAGATCTGGCTGGCGGGCCTTGGTGCCTATGCCAAGGTCGGCAGCGAGGGTACCGAGTACTTCAAAGAGCTGGTTAAGACCGGTCAACATGTTGAAAGTAAAGGCAAAAAAGTTGTGGTTGAACAACTTGATGCCGCCAACAGTCAGATTGACCAAGTAAAGAGTAATGTCTCAAGCGTCAAAGGCCTGGTTGAAGTTCAACTGGATAAAGTTGAAAAAGCTTTTGACACGCGTGTTGCAAGTGCCTTGAATCGGATCGGCATTGCGTCTAAACATGACGTTGAGACACTCTCTGCTAAGCTCGAAGAGCTGACGGCATTGCTAGAACGTGTCGCGCGTAAACACTAA
- a CDS encoding 16S rRNA (uracil(1498)-N(3))-methyltransferase, with protein sequence MNLLLLEEADFIAADRVILRDRRLVHMQEVHRAAVGDNLRVGRIGGLMGNAQLLRLEALEAELQVSFDQPPPTKLPLTLLLALPRPKMLRRVLQTVAAMGVPKVVLVNSYRVEKSFWQTPFLEPEAIREQLILGLEQARDTVLPEIVIEKRFKPFVEDRLPAMTEGTLGLIGHPGDYPACPRGLDTPVTLAIGPEGGWIPYEVDLLAKAGLQPVQLGARILRVETAVTALLARLF encoded by the coding sequence GTGAACCTGCTGCTGCTTGAAGAGGCCGACTTTATCGCGGCCGACCGGGTGATATTGCGTGATCGGCGCCTGGTGCACATGCAGGAAGTCCACCGCGCTGCGGTGGGCGACAACCTGCGCGTGGGCCGTATCGGCGGCCTGATGGGCAATGCGCAACTGCTGCGCCTGGAAGCCCTCGAAGCAGAGCTGCAAGTCAGCTTCGACCAACCGCCGCCGACCAAACTGCCCCTGACCCTGCTGCTCGCCCTGCCACGCCCCAAGATGCTGCGCCGGGTGCTGCAAACCGTGGCGGCGATGGGCGTACCGAAGGTGGTATTGGTCAACAGTTACCGGGTTGAAAAGAGCTTCTGGCAAACCCCGTTTCTGGAGCCTGAGGCGATTCGCGAGCAACTGATCCTCGGCCTGGAACAGGCACGGGACACCGTCCTGCCCGAAATCGTTATCGAAAAACGCTTCAAACCGTTTGTCGAAGATCGCCTGCCGGCCATGACCGAAGGCACCCTGGGCCTGATCGGCCATCCCGGCGATTACCCGGCCTGCCCCCGTGGGCTGGATACGCCTGTGACCCTGGCCATCGGCCCGGAAGGTGGCTGGATTCCTTACGAAGTGGACCTGCTGGCCAAGGCCGGCTTGCAACCGGTGCAACTTGGCGCACGAATCCTGCGCGTAGAAACCGCCGTCACCGCCCTGCTCGCCCGCCTGTTCTAA
- the hisI gene encoding phosphoribosyl-AMP cyclohydrolase → MKDWLDEIKWDSDGLVPAIAQDYKTGRVLMMAWMNREALSLTATEQRAIYWSRSRGKLWRKGEESGHVQTLHEMRIDCDADVVILKVEQIGDIACHTGRHSCFYRVFENGEWKVVEPVLKDPHAIYSAGH, encoded by the coding sequence ATGAAAGACTGGCTGGACGAGATCAAGTGGGACAGTGACGGCCTGGTGCCGGCCATTGCCCAGGACTACAAGACCGGGCGCGTACTGATGATGGCCTGGATGAACCGCGAGGCCCTGAGCCTCACCGCCACTGAGCAGCGCGCCATTTACTGGTCACGTTCGCGTGGCAAACTGTGGCGCAAGGGCGAAGAGTCCGGGCACGTGCAAACCCTGCACGAGATGCGCATCGACTGCGACGCCGACGTGGTGATCCTCAAGGTCGAGCAAATCGGCGATATCGCCTGCCACACCGGCCGTCACAGCTGCTTCTATCGCGTGTTCGAGAATGGCGAATGGAAGGTTGTGGAACCGGTGCTCAAAGACCCGCACGCCATTTACTCGGCAGGACACTGA
- the ubiE gene encoding bifunctional demethylmenaquinone methyltransferase/2-methoxy-6-polyprenyl-1,4-benzoquinol methylase UbiE — translation MTDQRKGSDAEPTTHFGFKNVPESQKAEKVAEVFHSVAAKYDLMNDVLSGGMHRLWKRFTIELSGVRTGNRVLDIAGGTGDLAAKFSKLVGPTGQVVLADINGSMLKVGRDRLLDKGVAGNIEFVQADAEKLPFPDNHFDCVTIAFGLRNVTHKEDAIRSMLRVLKPGGRLLVLEFSKPTNALMSKVYDTYSFAFMPLMGKLITNDAESYRYLAESIRMHPDQETLKSMMVEAGFDRVTYHNMTSGIVALHRGIKP, via the coding sequence ATGACTGATCAGCGCAAAGGCAGCGATGCCGAACCCACCACTCACTTCGGCTTCAAGAACGTCCCGGAAAGCCAGAAAGCGGAAAAAGTCGCTGAGGTGTTCCACTCCGTAGCCGCCAAGTACGACCTGATGAACGACGTGCTGTCGGGCGGCATGCACCGCCTGTGGAAACGCTTCACTATCGAACTGTCGGGCGTACGCACCGGCAACCGCGTGCTGGATATCGCCGGCGGTACGGGTGACCTGGCGGCCAAGTTCTCCAAGCTCGTCGGCCCTACCGGCCAGGTCGTGCTGGCGGACATCAACGGCTCGATGCTCAAGGTCGGCCGTGATCGCCTGCTGGATAAAGGTGTGGCCGGCAATATCGAGTTCGTCCAGGCCGACGCAGAAAAACTGCCGTTCCCGGACAACCATTTCGACTGCGTGACCATCGCCTTCGGCCTGCGCAACGTGACCCATAAAGAGGACGCGATCCGCTCGATGCTGCGCGTACTCAAGCCGGGCGGCCGCCTGCTCGTGCTGGAGTTCTCCAAGCCGACCAACGCGCTGATGTCCAAGGTCTACGACACTTACTCGTTCGCCTTCATGCCGCTGATGGGCAAGCTGATCACCAATGACGCCGAAAGCTACCGCTACCTGGCTGAATCGATCCGCATGCACCCCGACCAGGAAACCCTGAAGTCCATGATGGTAGAAGCCGGTTTCGACCGCGTGACCTACCACAACATGACCTCGGGTATCGTCGCCCTGCACCGCGGTATCAAGCCCTGA
- a CDS encoding phasin family protein, translated as MAVKKTTQKEGSSWIGEVEKYSRKIWLAGLGVYSKVSSDGGKYFETLVKDGEKAEKLTKSTVGKKVEAAKASAGSAKSSISDTWGKLEETFDKRLNSAISRLGVPSKAELKTLHGKVDTLTKQIEKLTGAKVAPAKTAAAKPAAKPAAKTAAAKPAVKTAAKPLVKAAAKPAAKAAAKPAAKTAAAKPAAKSAAKPVAAKAAAKPAAKPAAKAVAKPAAKPAAKTAAAKPAAKPAAAKAATAKPVAAKPAAKPAAAKKPTVAKKPAAPKPAIAAKPATPAPTASTANSVSAPTHAATAPTVTPATPTPSSQS; from the coding sequence ATGGCTGTTAAAAAGACGACTCAGAAAGAAGGCAGCTCGTGGATCGGGGAAGTTGAAAAATATTCCCGTAAAATCTGGCTTGCTGGTTTAGGCGTGTACTCGAAGGTTAGCAGTGACGGCGGCAAATACTTCGAGACTTTGGTCAAGGACGGCGAGAAGGCCGAAAAGTTGACCAAGAGCACAGTCGGTAAAAAAGTAGAGGCGGCAAAAGCGAGCGCCGGTTCTGCCAAATCAAGTATTTCGGATACATGGGGCAAGTTGGAAGAGACTTTCGACAAGCGTCTCAACAGTGCTATTTCGCGATTGGGCGTGCCCAGCAAAGCGGAGTTGAAAACGCTGCACGGCAAGGTCGATACCCTGACCAAGCAAATCGAAAAGCTCACCGGCGCTAAAGTGGCCCCGGCTAAAACCGCCGCGGCTAAACCCGCTGCCAAGCCTGCCGCCAAAACCGCCGCCGCCAAACCGGCTGTGAAAACAGCGGCCAAGCCTCTGGTTAAAGCGGCTGCCAAACCTGCGGCTAAAGCGGCTGCCAAGCCCGCGGCGAAAACCGCTGCTGCCAAACCGGCCGCCAAGTCTGCGGCTAAGCCAGTGGCCGCTAAAGCAGCTGCCAAGCCAGCGGCTAAACCTGCAGCCAAGGCGGTCGCAAAACCCGCCGCGAAGCCAGCAGCTAAAACCGCAGCGGCAAAACCAGCTGCCAAGCCTGCTGCAGCAAAAGCGGCAACGGCAAAACCTGTGGCTGCCAAGCCAGCGGCAAAACCAGCCGCCGCCAAGAAGCCCACTGTAGCGAAAAAGCCAGCAGCGCCAAAGCCTGCCATCGCGGCCAAGCCTGCAACGCCAGCGCCAACCGCTTCGACAGCCAACTCGGTCTCCGCGCCGACGCACGCTGCTACTGCCCCGACTGTAACGCCGGCAACCCCGACGCCATCCAGTCAGTCCTGA
- a CDS encoding phosphoribosyl-ATP diphosphatase, with translation MSDTLNRVAQVLEDRKGADADSSYVASLYHKGLNKILEKLGEESIETIIAAKDAQISGDCSDVIYETADLWFHSLVMLAQLGQHPQAVLDELDRRFGLSGHVEKASRPSA, from the coding sequence ATGAGCGATACCCTGAACCGTGTGGCCCAGGTGCTGGAAGACCGCAAAGGCGCGGATGCCGACAGCTCCTATGTCGCCAGCCTGTACCACAAGGGCCTGAACAAGATTCTGGAAAAACTTGGCGAAGAATCCATCGAGACGATCATCGCCGCCAAAGACGCGCAGATCAGCGGTGATTGCAGCGATGTGATCTACGAAACCGCTGACTTATGGTTCCACAGTCTGGTCATGCTCGCCCAACTGGGGCAGCATCCGCAGGCCGTGCTGGATGAACTGGACCGTCGCTTCGGCTTGTCCGGGCACGTCGAAAAGGCCTCGCGCCCGTCCGCCTGA
- the ubiB gene encoding ubiquinone biosynthesis regulatory protein kinase UbiB — protein MKLLAVRRLFRIQRVVIRYRLDDLLFALPLPWFLLAVRYVLPWRWFPRKPLELSRGARLRLALQDLGPIFIKFGQILSTRRDLLPEDIADELMLLQDRVPPFDSQQSMKLIEEQLGKKISEVFSRFDVEPLASASVAQVHAAQLKTGEEVVVKVIRPGLKPIIGQDLAWLFILARAAERFSADARLLHPVDVVADYEKTIYDELDLLREAANASQLKRNFEGSSLLYVPQVYWDWCRPKVLVMERIYGVQVTDLATLADQRTDMKMLAERGVEIFFTQVFRDSFFHADMHPGNIFVSTVNPWSPQYIAIDCGIVGSLTPEDQDYLARNLFAFFKRDYRRVAQLHIDSGWVPAETKLNEFEAAIRTVCEPIFEKPLKDISFGQVLMRLFQTARRFNMEVQPQLVLLQKTLLNIEGLGRQLYPDLDLWNTAQPFLERWMRERVSPKTLLGNLQSQVEQLPHLANMTRDLLERMSQPHAKDPAPPWQTRKDDWFLRLLGAAHLVGGVMLAIGGPLNQLGHWPAGIMVAVGVYLIVRR, from the coding sequence ATGAAGCTGCTCGCCGTCCGCCGTTTGTTTCGTATCCAGCGCGTCGTAATCCGCTACCGCCTCGATGACCTGCTGTTCGCCCTGCCATTGCCATGGTTTCTGCTGGCGGTGCGCTACGTACTGCCGTGGCGCTGGTTCCCGCGCAAACCGCTGGAGCTGAGCCGTGGCGCGCGCCTGCGCCTGGCGTTGCAGGACCTGGGGCCGATCTTTATCAAATTCGGGCAGATCCTCTCCACCCGGCGCGACCTGTTACCGGAAGATATCGCCGACGAACTGATGCTGTTGCAGGACCGCGTACCGCCCTTCGACTCCCAGCAATCGATGAAGCTGATCGAAGAACAGCTGGGCAAGAAAATCAGCGAAGTGTTCAGCCGCTTTGACGTCGAGCCGCTGGCCTCGGCCTCGGTCGCACAAGTGCACGCAGCGCAGCTCAAGACCGGCGAAGAAGTGGTGGTGAAGGTGATTCGCCCAGGCCTCAAGCCGATCATCGGTCAGGACCTGGCGTGGCTGTTCATCTTGGCCCGGGCCGCCGAACGCTTCTCTGCCGATGCGCGCCTGTTGCACCCGGTGGACGTGGTCGCCGACTACGAAAAAACCATCTACGACGAACTCGACCTGCTACGCGAAGCCGCCAACGCCAGCCAGCTCAAGCGCAACTTCGAAGGCTCATCGCTGCTGTACGTGCCGCAGGTGTATTGGGACTGGTGCCGCCCTAAAGTGCTGGTGATGGAGCGCATCTACGGCGTGCAGGTCACCGACCTCGCCACCCTGGCCGACCAGCGCACCGACATGAAGATGCTCGCCGAACGCGGTGTAGAGATTTTCTTCACCCAGGTGTTCCGCGACAGTTTCTTCCACGCCGACATGCACCCGGGCAACATCTTCGTCAGCACCGTGAACCCGTGGAGCCCGCAGTACATTGCGATCGATTGCGGCATCGTCGGCAGCCTGACCCCGGAAGACCAGGATTACCTGGCGCGTAACCTGTTCGCCTTCTTCAAGCGTGACTATCGCCGCGTGGCGCAATTGCACATTGATTCGGGCTGGGTGCCGGCGGAAACCAAGCTCAACGAATTCGAAGCAGCGATCCGCACGGTGTGCGAGCCAATCTTTGAAAAACCGTTAAAAGATATTTCATTCGGACAGGTGCTGATGCGCCTGTTCCAGACCGCGCGCCGCTTCAATATGGAAGTGCAGCCGCAGCTGGTCTTGCTGCAAAAAACCCTGCTCAACATCGAAGGCCTGGGCCGTCAGTTGTACCCGGACCTCGATCTGTGGAATACCGCGCAGCCGTTCCTCGAACGCTGGATGCGCGAGCGCGTCAGCCCGAAAACCCTGCTGGGCAACCTGCAAAGCCAAGTGGAGCAACTGCCGCACCTGGCCAACATGACCCGCGACCTGCTGGAACGGATGTCTCAGCCCCACGCCAAAGACCCCGCACCGCCATGGCAAACGCGCAAGGACGACTGGTTCCTGCGCCTGCTGGGTGCCGCGCATCTGGTCGGCGGCGTGATGCTGGCCATTGGCGGGCCGCTGAACCAACTGGGGCATTGGCCGGCGGGCATCATGGTCGCCGTGGGTGTTTATCTGATCGTGCGTCGATAA
- a CDS encoding twin-arginine translocase TatA/TatE family subunit: MGIFDWKHWIVILVVVVLVFGTKKLKNLGTDVGESIKGFRKAMNDDEKPVDPVVNPVPPAQPVHPQATQPITERRTFDVQAEKVEEPTRKDS, from the coding sequence ATGGGCATTTTTGACTGGAAACACTGGATCGTCATTCTCGTGGTGGTCGTTCTGGTATTCGGCACCAAGAAACTCAAGAACCTGGGCACCGACGTGGGCGAGTCGATCAAGGGCTTTCGCAAAGCCATGAACGATGATGAAAAGCCCGTCGACCCGGTGGTCAACCCGGTACCTCCGGCCCAGCCTGTGCACCCGCAGGCGACCCAGCCGATCACCGAGCGTCGTACCTTCGACGTGCAGGCTGAAAAAGTCGAAGAGCCGACCCGCAAAGACTCGTGA
- a CDS encoding ubiquinone biosynthesis accessory factor UbiJ, which produces MLFAGLLASVEHGLNRVLRLDSTALARLAHLNGKIIAVDCRSPALQLFILPSDEGLLLASDWAAEADCTLRAPASSLLHLVLSRNKTAILHSPEVELEGDSAVLMDLAAVLQDLELDWEYELSRWIGPVATQLISGHLRSRARWYQQGFASLNQNLAEYLSEESRTLVGEREAQARFRELDKAKIDLERLEARFERLSRSLDPSDNA; this is translated from the coding sequence ATGCTGTTCGCCGGTCTTCTCGCCAGCGTTGAACACGGCCTTAACCGTGTACTGCGCCTGGACAGCACCGCCCTGGCGCGGCTCGCGCACTTGAACGGCAAAATCATTGCCGTAGATTGCCGCAGCCCTGCCTTGCAGCTGTTTATCCTGCCCAGCGATGAAGGCCTGCTGCTCGCCAGTGATTGGGCCGCCGAAGCCGACTGCACCCTGCGTGCGCCGGCGTCGAGCCTGTTGCACCTGGTGTTGAGTCGCAATAAAACCGCCATCCTGCACAGCCCTGAAGTGGAGCTGGAAGGCGACAGCGCGGTGCTGATGGACCTGGCCGCCGTGCTGCAAGACCTGGAACTGGATTGGGAATACGAGCTGTCGCGCTGGATCGGCCCCGTCGCCACCCAACTGATCAGCGGGCACCTGCGCAGCCGCGCGCGCTGGTACCAGCAGGGGTTCGCCAGCCTCAACCAGAACCTCGCCGAATACCTGAGCGAAGAATCGCGCACCCTGGTCGGAGAACGCGAAGCGCAAGCGCGCTTTCGCGAACTCGACAAGGCCAAAATCGACCTGGAACGCCTTGAGGCGCGCTTCGAGCGCCTGAGCCGGTCCCTTGATCCAAGCGATAACGCATGA
- a CDS encoding methyl-accepting chemotaxis protein — MQSMTVGLRELIGGISDGVTQIASAAEQLSAVTEQTSAGVNSQKIETDQVATAMNEMAATVQEVARNAEEASEAAVAADQQAREGDKVVGEAIAQIERLATEVGNSTEAMSHLKRESDKIGSVLDVIKSVAQQTNLLALNAAIEAARAGEAGRGFAVVADEVRSLAQRTQKSTEEIEELIVGLQSGTQQVATIMDNSRGLTDSSVELTRRAGNALGNITRTVSTIQAMNSQIATAAEQQSAVAEEINRSVLNVRDVSEQTSSASEETAASSAELARLGVYLQTLVGRFRI; from the coding sequence ATGCAAAGCATGACGGTCGGCCTGCGCGAATTGATCGGCGGCATCAGCGACGGCGTCACCCAGATCGCCAGCGCCGCCGAGCAACTGTCCGCCGTGACCGAGCAGACCAGCGCCGGGGTCAACAGCCAGAAGATCGAGACCGACCAGGTCGCCACCGCCATGAATGAAATGGCTGCGACCGTGCAGGAAGTGGCGCGCAACGCCGAGGAAGCCTCGGAAGCCGCCGTCGCCGCTGATCAGCAGGCCCGCGAGGGTGACAAGGTGGTCGGTGAAGCCATCGCCCAGATCGAGCGTTTGGCTACCGAGGTCGGCAATTCCACCGAGGCCATGAGCCATCTGAAACGCGAAAGCGACAAGATCGGCAGCGTGCTCGACGTGATCAAATCGGTGGCCCAGCAAACCAACTTGTTGGCACTCAACGCCGCGATTGAAGCGGCGCGTGCCGGTGAAGCCGGCCGCGGCTTCGCGGTGGTGGCCGATGAGGTGCGCAGCCTGGCCCAGCGCACCCAGAAGTCCACCGAAGAGATCGAAGAGCTGATCGTCGGCCTGCAAAGCGGCACCCAACAGGTAGCCACCATCATGGACAACAGCCGTGGCCTCACCGACAGCAGCGTCGAACTGACTCGTCGAGCCGGCAACGCACTGGGCAATATCACCCGCACGGTCTCGACCATTCAGGCGATGAACTCGCAGATTGCCACCGCCGCCGAGCAACAAAGCGCCGTGGCCGAAGAGATCAACCGCAGCGTGCTGAATGTGCGCGACGTGTCTGAACAAACGTCCTCGGCCAGTGAGGAAACCGCGGCGTCAAGCGCTGAGCTGGCACGCTTGGGTGTCTATTTGCAGACCCTGGTTGGACGGTTCCGCATCTGA
- the tatC gene encoding twin-arginine translocase subunit TatC: protein MSADKPEDDHHMPLVSHLTELRTRLLRCVAAIFIIFAGLFAFTQQIYTFVSTPLRQYLPAGATMIATDVSSPFLTPLKLTMMVSLFLAIPVILHQIWGFIAPGLYKHEKRIAVPLLVSSILLFYTGMAFAYFLVFPLIFKFFAAATPAGVEMMTDITSYLDFVMTLFFAFGVAFEIPVAVVLLVWIGVVDVKYLKKVRPYVIIGCFVVGMILTPPDIFSQTLLAVPMWMLFEIGILFGSLISKRGDHPDDQPADDDQPPATQP from the coding sequence ATGAGCGCTGATAAACCGGAAGACGACCATCACATGCCGCTGGTCTCGCACCTCACCGAGCTGCGTACCCGCCTGCTGCGTTGCGTAGCGGCCATCTTCATCATCTTTGCCGGGCTGTTCGCCTTCACCCAGCAAATCTATACCTTCGTCTCCACGCCGCTGCGCCAGTACCTGCCGGCCGGCGCGACGATGATCGCCACCGACGTGTCGTCGCCGTTCCTGACGCCGCTGAAGCTGACCATGATGGTCTCGCTGTTCCTGGCGATCCCGGTGATCCTGCATCAGATCTGGGGCTTTATCGCACCGGGCCTGTACAAGCACGAGAAGCGCATCGCGGTGCCGTTGCTGGTGTCGAGCATCCTGCTGTTCTACACCGGCATGGCCTTCGCCTACTTCCTGGTGTTCCCGCTGATCTTCAAATTCTTCGCCGCCGCCACCCCGGCCGGCGTGGAGATGATGACCGACATCACCAGCTACCTCGACTTCGTGATGACGCTGTTCTTCGCCTTCGGCGTGGCCTTCGAAATCCCGGTGGCCGTGGTGCTGCTGGTGTGGATTGGTGTGGTCGACGTCAAATACCTGAAGAAAGTCCGCCCGTACGTCATCATCGGCTGCTTCGTGGTCGGCATGATCCTCACGCCGCCGGACATCTTCTCGCAGACCCTGCTGGCTGTGCCGATGTGGATGCTGTTCGAAATCGGCATCCTGTTTGGCAGCCTGATCAGCAAGCGTGGCGACCACCCGGATGACCAACCCGCCGACGACGACCAGCCGCCAGCGACGCAGCCGTGA
- a CDS encoding polyhydroxyalkanoic acid system family protein, whose translation MARITVERAHTLGKDGARAKAEKLANKLKEQYGLEPSWSGDTLNLKRSGVKGTVLVADDSLRIDVELGLLMSAMSGTIKSEIEKALDKALA comes from the coding sequence ATGGCCCGTATTACCGTTGAACGTGCACACACCCTGGGTAAGGACGGCGCGCGCGCGAAGGCCGAGAAGTTGGCGAACAAACTCAAGGAGCAATACGGCCTGGAGCCGTCGTGGTCCGGCGATACCTTGAACCTCAAGCGTTCGGGGGTTAAAGGCACCGTGTTGGTTGCGGATGATTCGTTGCGCATTGATGTGGAACTGGGACTGTTGATGTCGGCCATGAGTGGCACTATCAAGTCTGAAATCGAGAAAGCCCTGGATAAGGCATTGGCCTGA
- the tatB gene encoding Sec-independent protein translocase protein TatB encodes MFGISFSELLLVGLVALLVLGPERLPGAARTAGLWIGRLKRSFNAIKQEVEREIGADEIRRQLHNEHILSLEQEARKILSPVQEPPKPAEHSIAPPPVADVAPVVEHTPAPPAHTPTEPAPTPVASPAPHDPTLPPRAP; translated from the coding sequence ATGTTTGGTATCAGCTTCTCTGAACTGCTCCTCGTCGGCCTCGTGGCCCTGCTGGTACTGGGGCCGGAACGCCTGCCCGGTGCCGCACGCACGGCCGGCCTTTGGATCGGGCGCCTGAAACGCAGTTTCAACGCCATCAAACAGGAAGTTGAACGGGAAATCGGCGCCGACGAGATCCGCCGCCAACTGCACAACGAACATATTCTGTCGTTGGAGCAGGAAGCGCGGAAGATTTTGTCGCCGGTGCAAGAGCCGCCCAAACCGGCCGAGCACAGCATCGCACCACCGCCCGTGGCCGACGTTGCACCGGTGGTGGAACACACCCCCGCGCCGCCCGCTCACACCCCGACCGAGCCAGCGCCGACGCCCGTTGCGTCGCCCGCTCCCCATGACCCTACATTGCCGCCGCGAGCCCCATGA
- a CDS encoding TetR/AcrR family transcriptional regulator produces the protein MKTRDRILECALLLFNHKGEPNVSTMEVANEMGISPGNLYYHFHGKEPLVLGLFERFQNELAPLLDPPADAQLRAEDYWLFLHLIVERMAHYRFLFQDLSNLAGRLPKLAKGIRNLLTALKRTLASLLARLKAAGQLVSDTQALGQLVEQITMTLLFSLDYQRILDREGEVRVVVYQIMMLVAPHLLLPARQATEKFALKYLDDLD, from the coding sequence ATGAAGACCCGCGACCGTATCCTTGAATGTGCCCTGCTGTTGTTCAACCACAAGGGCGAACCGAACGTGTCGACCATGGAGGTGGCCAATGAAATGGGGATAAGCCCCGGCAACCTCTACTACCATTTCCATGGCAAGGAACCGTTGGTGCTCGGGCTGTTCGAGCGTTTTCAGAACGAACTGGCACCGCTGCTCGACCCACCGGCAGATGCGCAGTTGAGGGCCGAGGACTATTGGTTATTCCTGCACCTGATCGTCGAGCGCATGGCCCATTACCGGTTTCTGTTTCAGGACCTGTCGAACCTTGCAGGACGCCTGCCGAAGCTGGCCAAGGGCATTCGTAATTTGCTGACGGCGCTCAAGCGAACACTGGCTTCATTACTGGCGCGACTCAAGGCGGCGGGGCAGTTGGTCAGTGATACCCAGGCGCTGGGGCAACTGGTGGAGCAAATCACCATGACCTTGCTGTTTTCGCTGGATTACCAGCGGATTCTGGACCGTGAAGGGGAAGTGCGGGTGGTGGTGTACCAGATCATGATGCTGGTGGCGCCGCATCTGCTGTTGCCGGCGCGACAGGCGACCGAGAAGTTCGCACTGAAATACTTGGATGATCTGGATTGA